The following coding sequences lie in one Arachis hypogaea cultivar Tifrunner chromosome 9, arahy.Tifrunner.gnm2.J5K5, whole genome shotgun sequence genomic window:
- the LOC140173010 gene encoding putative disease resistance RPP13-like protein 1, whose amino-acid sequence MASKLEGGAYLSSFVDAISNKLSSILEDDSALELLERLDEILCDVEPVLDDAELKQLSDKRVKKWLVDLQDALYMADDFLEELSTKAATATPRDPGNSNDWSRAVDSIIEDSGVNVIEKIVSTLESLVKRKDKLGLEKSAKLDTSWRLPSTSLVSSDVIGRDEDKENIIKLLLDDTCDVESLVTVIPIVGMGGIGKTTLAQLVYNDAKVMGKFETRAWVCVAENPDPVHVTRTIIGAIDSSPCILDNFDLLQTNLKAKLTGKTFLVVLDDVWHDQRDMWEDFLKPFRHGNNGSKILLTTRNENVASVFTPNNLHYRLNLLSKEDCWLLFLKHSSVSTNSKQYTTLEKIGKKIVEKCKGLPLAVKTLGGLLRNKHNEGDWENVLKSEIWELSNSKIVPALRVSYHYLPSYLKRCFVYCSLYPQDYEFDKDNLILLWMAEDLLQPKKNNTLKNIGCAYFDELVARSFFQPSSTERGLFVMHDLMHDLATFFAGKFYFKLEGSENLHGVDSKIRHLSFSSISWGIITSFGEACKRAVHLRTALDFSWYRQSIDVESKPWLLQQQLRVLSFPIKSLPESIGELIYLRYLNLSGACIVTLPESICKLYNLQTLILGTCYELEMLPSRMQDLVNLQHLDIRGVSRLKEMPKKMSKLKHLNFLSYYIIGKHEENGIRELGTLDNLHGSFHILNLENVKNSDEALEAKMGNKKHLNTLKLQWFPLGYIYTDHVKILEELQPHENLKELSIEGYHGETFPGWLSLSRYSNMTKLSLNDCENCCELPWLGQLPSLQHLKLSNFYSLVEIGLEFYNKNDGSFRQETPFKSLETLKFHKMFSWEEWHFPDGYDGFPKLRSLSMRYCLKLRGSLPAQLLALEELAIVECSKLVCSLPRAPKLIWHHTR is encoded by the coding sequence ATGGCTTCAAAACTTGAAGGTGGAGCTTATCTCTCTTCTTTTGTTGATGCTATTTCAAACAAGCTGTCTTCAATACTTGAAGATGACTCTGCCCTGGAGTTGCTTGAAAGGTTGGATGAAATTCTGTGTGATGTTGAACCTGTGCTTGATGATGCTGAGCTGAAGCAGTTGAGTGACAAGAGAGTGAAGAAGTGGCTTGTTGATCTCCAAGATGCTCTCTATATGGCTGATGACTTTCTCGAGGAACTCTCCACTAAAGCTGCCACTGCTACTCCGAGGGATCCAGGTAACTCTAATGACTGGTCTCGCGCCGTTGATTCAATCATTGAAGATAGTGGTGTCAATGTCATTGAAAAAATAGTTAGCACACTAGAGTCTCTTGTTAAACGAAAAGATAAACTTGGTCTGGAAAAGAGTGCCAAGTTAGACACATCATGGAGACTTCCATCCACATCTCTCGTTAGTTCTGATGTAATTGGTCGGGACGAAGACAAGGAGAACATAATCAAATTGCTGTTAGATGATACCTGCGATGTTGAATCACTTGTGACTGTGATTCCCATTGTGGGTATGGGCGGGATAGGAAAAACTACTTTGGCTCAATTGGTTTACAATGATGCCAAAGTCATGGGAAAATTTGAAACTAGAGCATGGGTGTGTGTTGCTGAAAATCCTGACCCTGTTCATGTTACAAGGACAATAATAGGGGCAATAGATTCTTCTCCCTGTATCTTGGACAATTTTGATTTACTTCAGACTAATCTGAAGGCAAAATTGACAGGAAAGACCTTCTTGGTTGTTTTAGATGATGTCTGGCATGATCAACGAGACATGTGGGAGGATTTCCTAAAACCTTTTCGTCATGGGAATAATGGGAGTAAGATTCTCCTAACAACCCGTAACGAAAATGTTGCTTCtgtgttcacaccaaacaatctaCATTATCGACTAAATTTATTGTCGAAAGAAGATTGTTGGTTGTTGTTTTTGAAGCATTCATCTGTTTCTACTAATTCTAAACAATATACAACTCTagaaaaaattggtaaaaaaattgttgaaaagtGTAAAGGATTACCTTTGGCAGTGAAGACACTTGGAGGTTTATTGCGCAACAAGCATAATGAAGGGGATTGGGAGAATGTACTTAAAAGTGAAATCTGGGAACTCTCCAACAGTAAAATTGTTCCTGCATTAAGAGTTAGTTATCATTATCTCCCTTCATATTTGAAGCGGTGTTTTGTTTATTGCTCATTATATCCTCAAGATTATGAATTTGACAAAGacaatttaattttgttatgGATGGCAGAAGATCTcttacaaccaaagaaaaacaacacattaaaaaatattggttgtGCATATTTTGATGAATTAGTTGCAAGGTCATTTTTTCAACCTTCTAGTACTGAGAGAGGGTTATTtgtaatgcatgatctcatgcatGATCTAGCAACGTTCTTTGCTGGAAAATTCTATTTCAAACTCGAGGGATCTGAGAATCTACACGGGGTAGATAGCAAAATTCGTCATTTGTCCTTTTCTTCAATATCTTGGGGTATTATCACGTCATTTGGAGAGGCCTGTAAGAGAGCAGTACACTTGAGAACAGCTTTAGATTTTTCTTGGTATCGTCAATCAATTGATGTTGAAAGCAAACCCTGGCTCTTACAACAGCAATTGAGAGTTTTGTCATTTCCTATCAAGTCATTGCCTGAATCAATAGGTGAATTGATTTATTTGCGTTATTTAAATCTGTCTGGAGCATGTATTGTGACATTGCCAGAGTCAATATGTAAATTATACAATCTCCAAACTTTGATATTGGGGACTTGTTATGAGTTAGAGATGCTTCCCAGCCGCATGCAAGATCTTGTGAACCTACAACACCTTGATATTCGAGGTGTTTCTCGTCTGAAAGAGATGCCGAAGAAAATGAGCAAGCTAAAGCATCTAAACTTCTTAAGTTATTATATCATCGGCAAGCATGAAGAGAACGGAATAAGAGAATTGGGAACACTGGACAATCTTCATGGTTCATTTCACATTCTCAACTTGGAGAACGTCAAGAATAGTGATGAAGCTTTGGAGGCAAAGATGGGTAACAAGAAGCACCTCAACACTTTGAAATTGCAATGGTTTCCATTAGGTTACATTTACACCGATCATGTCAAAATACTTGAGGAGTTACAACCTCATGAAAACTTGAAAGAGTTATCAATTGAGGGTTATCACGGAGAAACATTCCCAGGTTGGTTAAGCCTTTCTCGCTACTCCAATATGACCAAATTGAGTCTGAATGATTGTGAGAATTGTTGTGAGCTTCCTTGGCTGGGACAGTTACCCTCTTTACAGCATCTAaagttatctaatttttattcgTTGGTGGAAATTGGTTTAGAGTTTTACAACAAAAACGATGGATCATTTCGGCAGGAAACACCCTTCAAATCTCTTGAAACTCTGAAATTTCACAAAATGTTTAGTTGGGAGGAGTGGCATTTTCCTGATGGGTATGATGGTTTTCCTAAACTTAGAAGCCTTTCAATGAGATACTGTCTCAAGTTAAGAGGAAGTCTGCCAGCTCAGCTTCTGGCTCTGGAGGAACTTGCCATTGTTGAATGTTCAAAGCTTGTATGTTCGCTGCCGAGGGCTCCCAAGCTTATATGGCACCACACACGTTAG